One stretch of Euphorbia lathyris chromosome 7, ddEupLath1.1, whole genome shotgun sequence DNA includes these proteins:
- the LOC136235278 gene encoding purine permease 3-like, translating into MHTLSQRLLELIEVDMEISGNNNVQQPKPSSRWIKRAQLLTNCLILAIGNCGGPLIMRLYFVHGGKRVWLSSWLETGGWPVILIPLLVCYVRRRSTNPSTELFLMKFPLFIAAAIIGILTGFYDYLYAYGVARLPVSTSALIIATQLAFTAVFAYFMVKQKFTAFSINAVVLLSVGAGVLGMHTSNDRPTNESSREYILGFIMTLAAALLYGFILPLVELTYKKAKQQISYTLVMEIQMVMCLFATVFCTVGMLVNNDFKVIPREGREFDLGEIKYYMILVGSAIIWQGFFLGAIGVVFCASSLLSAVLIAVLLPITEILAVIFYQETFGAEKGVALALSLWGFVSYIHGERQTQKQMKTKNQIREESDNNKEKEIPISFDSTQAV; encoded by the exons ATGCATACACTTAGCCAACGTCTCCTTGAATTAATTGAGGTAGATATGGAGATCTCCGGTAACAATAACGTTCAACAGCCAAAACCAAGCAGTAGGTGGATAAAAAGAGCCCAACTCTTGACTAATTGCCTTATCTTAGCTATAGGGAATTGCGGCGGTCCTTTGATTATGCGTCTCTACTTCGTTCACGGAGGCAAGCGTGTGTGGCTTTCCAGCTGGCTTGAAACCGGCGGTTGGCCGGTAATTCTGATTCCACTGTTGGTATGTTACGTTCGCCGGCGATCCACAAATCCCAGCACGGAGttatttttaatgaaatttCCTCTGTTCATCGCGGCGGCTATCATCGGGATCTTAACCGGATTTTATGACTATCTTTATGCGTACGGAGTGGCCCGTCTTCCAGTTTCAACATCTGCTTTGATTATTGCTACCCAGTTGGCGTTCACAGCTGTTTTTGCTTACTTTATGGTTAAACAGAAGTTTACAGCTTTCTCGATAAACGCAGTCGTTTTATTAAGTGTTGGGGCTGGTGTATTGGGTATGCATACAAGCAATGACCGGCCGACGAATGAATCGAGTAGAGAGTATATTTTAGGATTTATTATGACTCTGGCAGCTGCTCTTTTGTATGGGTTTATATTGCCATTGGTGGAGTTGACTTACAAGAAAGCTAAGCAGCAAATTAGTTACACTCTTGTCATGGAGATTCAGATGGTTATGTGTTTGTTTGCTACTGTTTTTTGCACCGTCGGAATGCTGGTTAACAATGATTTCAAG GTGATTCCAAGAGAGGGAAGAGAATTTGATCTGGGAGAAATAAAGTACTATATGATATTGGTGGGTAGTGCAATTATATGGCAGGGCTTCTTCTTGGGGGCAATTGGAGTCGTCTTTTGTGCATCGTCCTTGTTATCTGCAGTTTTAATCGCAGTTCTGCTTCCAATTACAGAGATTTTGGCCGTCATTTTTTACCAAGAGACATTTGGAGCAGAGAAAGGTGTTGCTCTTGCACTTTCTCTTTGGGGATTCGTTTCTTACATCCATGGCGAGCGCCAAACACAAAAACAGATGAAGACAAAGAATCAAATCCGAGAAGAGAGTGATAACaataaagaaaaggaaatcCCTATATCTTTTGATTCAACACAAGCTGTTTGA